The genomic region TTGGCCGTTATTTTAGAAACTTTAACCAAAATTCTTGCCCCCATCCTTTCTTTCACTACAGAAGAAGTTTGGACAGAATTTGGGTTAAAAGATTCTGTTTTTTATTCTGATTTTTCAGACTTATCTTCTTGGATTGATTCCGACTTAGAATCCCAATTTATACCAGTCTTTGAAACCAAAGAGGTGGTTCAAAAAGCATTAGAAGAAGCAAGGAAATTAGGAAAACTCGGGAAGTCACTGGAGGCGGAAGTTTTGATCTCTGGAGATACCCTGAAAGACACAAAGTTTTCCAAAGACGACCTAAGCCTATTCTTTGTGGTATCGGAAGTTTCCTTCGATAAAAAGGAAATTGGTGAAGTGTTCTCGGAATGGAAAGGAGAAAATGCTTCGATTCAAATCCTTAAACCACACCATCATGAGTGTCCAAGATGTTGGCGACATGTTTCCGAAACAGAAGGAAAACTTTGTAAACGTTGTGAAGATGTGGTTTCAAAACTCTAAAAGTAAACTGCAGTCAAAATAACTGCAAAGAACAAACTCTAGACAAAAAAAACGATGGGTGTTTTTTAAAAAATCAAACAGCCATCGTTTTTTTTATCTTATACGATTTGTACTCTATGCAAAAGAAATCGCTTCAACAATCTAAAGTTTGGTGATAAAATCTTTAAGTGGATTTTTTTCGAATCTTCCTAAAAAACCTTCCCAATATAATATCTGCTTCCGGCAATTTAGTAATTCCTGCCATAACAAAATAGATGATCACTGCAGGGAGAATGGAAACCACAAGACAAATCCGACTCACATTTGCAAAACCGAGTCCTAAGCCATCGGAAAGATAGGTAACTAAGATGGGTTTTACTGCCCATTCAGAAAAAACCAACCAAAGGAAAAGTCCAAAGAGGGCCGGCATCATTTTCAAAATGCGAAACCAAACAGTAAGGAAAGGAATTTTTACCTGATGGGATTTCAGATAATACAATAATAACGAAGAGGTCACAGAAGCACTGAGAGCTGAGGCCAAAGCAATGGCAGAATGTTTCAAAAAGAACATAAGCCCAATACTTACGAGGACACTTAAGAAAAAAGATACCAATTGGATTCTTAAGGGAGTTTTTGTGTCAGAAAAAGCATAATAGGAAGAAACCAAAACTTTATTGATGCTATAAAACGGAATCGCAAAAGAATAAAAGACTAGTGGATAAAAAGCAGTGATCGTAGCCAAGTGGTCCCAACGCCCTCCGAAATATATCGAATCCAAAACCGTTTCCCCAAGAACCGCCAAACCAACGCTTGCTGGTAGTGTTAAAAAAAATGCGAATGCCAATACATCGGAAATTTCTTTTGGAACATTATCTTCTCTTCCTTCGCGAAGGTCTTTCAATAGGGAAGGCAAAATGGTAGTCGCAAGTGCCACTCCAATGATTCCTGTAGGAAGTTGTACTAGTCTTTGAGAATAATCCAAACTCACCACTGCTCCAAGACCTGGGTTTTGGTTCTGAATGTAGTTAGCTAAAAAAATATCTACAAGAAGCCCGATTTGATAAAAACTTCCTCCAAGGGCAGCCGGTAACATGAGTTTAAAGATTTTACGAATGGCTGGATGTTTCAAATTCAAACGAAAGATGGGGCCATATCCATTTTTGTAAACATACCAAGCTTGGACTAGAAGCTGTAAAACCCCTCCCGTTACAATTCCATAAGCAAGAACAAATACTTTTTCCCGAATCTCATGATAAAAAGGAAATATAAAAACAAAAACAACCAAATAACTAAAGTTAAGAATGATGGGAGAGAGAGAAGGTACAAAATAATTATGATGAGAGTTGGAAATCGACATAAAAATCGAAGATAAACTGGCAGTCATAATGAGAAAAAACAAAACTAACGAAAGTTCAACGACTAGTGCTCCATATTCAGGAGACCCACCCACAAGTGCCGGCAAAAAACCAGCAGCAAAAAACCAAAACATAGCTACAAATAAAGACAAACAAAGGAAAAGGAAACTAAGAACAGTTCCTGCCATCACACGAGCTTCTAAAACTCCTATCTTTTCATATTCAGAAAATATCGGCATAAAGGATTGGCTAAGTGTTCCTTCCGCAAGTAAGTTCCGAAACATATTGGGAAGACGGTAAGCCACGCTAAAGGCTGAGGCAACCATACCTGTTCCAAAACTAACAGCCATAAAATGGTCACGGACAAGACCCAATATTCGGGATAAAAAAGTGTAAAAAGAAAGAGCAAGTGACCGTCGGGTACTTGACTCATTTCCCTTGGCTTGTTTTGTCATAAGACCAGGTTTTAGATGGGATTCAATTTTTCAAGAAAACGGATGGAACCACTTGGACTCATTTGGAACTGAGTGGAACATCCGGGACATTCATGTTTTCCAAATTTTTGGATTCGTAATCTTGTCCCACAAACTTCGCATTGGATGATACGTTCCACTGCTTCCAATTGTTTTGTTTTCGATTGGATGTAACTTGGGATTGTGATTGGTTTTTCTTGGATTTCGGGATTTGTTTTATAAACAGCAAATCGTCTTTCTAACTCGTGATTGAGAGTGTCTTTAATTTCCAACCGAAGGCTATTGAGTTTCTCTTCTAATAACGATTCCATAGGAGAAGAACTTTTTTGTGAAATATTCTGATTTTCTTCCACTTCTGGAATGGATTCCAACTGAGAAATCGGTTCTTTTGGACCAGTGGAAGGATCACTGCCCTTGGATTTTCCGGTAAAATAAAATCGAATTTTATTTTCTTCATTTAAAGATATGGGACTAATCTTTGTTTCCGAATCGGAAGATTTTGTTTCAGTAGGTTCTGAACGTCTGAGTTCGGCCCGTAACAAAAAAGACTCCGCTTGGGTATGGTCACGAAAGATCGGCAATTTATCAAAAAGTCCCACAAGGCCAAGTACATCTTCAACTTCTTGTTTCACTCCGTAAATAGAATACACTGCGCCCAGTTTTCTGGTTTGTTTATGAATTTTAACCAATACACTGATTCCATTGGATGTGATAAAATCCAATGCACCAAATTGAAATAAAAACTTT from Leptospira meyeri harbors:
- a CDS encoding STAS domain-containing protein, which produces MEPKDKVFSIQLKGGLDGTSAEDFYRYFESQLNKGYRKFLFQFGALDFITSNGISVLVKIHKQTRKLGAVYSIYGVKQEVEDVLGLVGLFDKLPIFRDHTQAESFLLRAELRRSEPTETKSSDSETKISPISLNEENKIRFYFTGKSKGSDPSTGPKEPISQLESIPEVEENQNISQKSSSPMESLLEEKLNSLRLEIKDTLNHELERRFAVYKTNPEIQEKPITIPSYIQSKTKQLEAVERIIQCEVCGTRLRIQKFGKHECPGCSTQFQMSPSGSIRFLEKLNPI
- the murJ gene encoding murein biosynthesis integral membrane protein MurJ; this translates as MTKQAKGNESSTRRSLALSFYTFLSRILGLVRDHFMAVSFGTGMVASAFSVAYRLPNMFRNLLAEGTLSQSFMPIFSEYEKIGVLEARVMAGTVLSFLFLCLSLFVAMFWFFAAGFLPALVGGSPEYGALVVELSLVLFFLIMTASLSSIFMSISNSHHNYFVPSLSPIILNFSYLVVFVFIFPFYHEIREKVFVLAYGIVTGGVLQLLVQAWYVYKNGYGPIFRLNLKHPAIRKIFKLMLPAALGGSFYQIGLLVDIFLANYIQNQNPGLGAVVSLDYSQRLVQLPTGIIGVALATTILPSLLKDLREGREDNVPKEISDVLAFAFFLTLPASVGLAVLGETVLDSIYFGGRWDHLATITAFYPLVFYSFAIPFYSINKVLVSSYYAFSDTKTPLRIQLVSFFLSVLVSIGLMFFLKHSAIALASALSASVTSSLLLYYLKSHQVKIPFLTVWFRILKMMPALFGLFLWLVFSEWAVKPILVTYLSDGLGLGFANVSRICLVVSILPAVIIYFVMAGITKLPEADIILGRFFRKIRKKST